In a genomic window of Saccharomyces paradoxus chromosome X, complete sequence:
- the GZF3 gene encoding Gzf3p (GATA zinc finger protein~similar to YJL110C) → MALQATTLGRYNIRKRDNVFEPNSSESLNSLNQSEEEGHIGRWPPLGYEAVSSEQKSSAQLREPQAEVSISNNMNFKADDRSFSTSASERTSSEKNSLHHILPKNQVRNNDQVTDSNGNNNVSSEANVPICKNCLTSTTPLWRRDEHGAMLCNACGLFLKLHGKPRPISLKTDVIKSRNRKSNTNHTHNLDNFRNQTMIAELKGEANIEPTGRKASKFIYEDKKKNSQLSIGTSSTAKIFKKTKTDSKERTDSHLSATKLEVLMSGDSSKPRLKPKLPRQDTAIYQDKLLTFPSYTDIKEYSNSAHQSTFIKERSQFNAASFPLNASHSVTSKTGADSPQLPHLSMLLGSLSNTSISNNASETVSNCNNGIASTAATLAPTSSRTTDSNPSEVPNQIRSTMSSPDIISAKRSDPAPLSFHMASINDMLETRDRAVSNVKAEATSPHFIPLIQSSKAHYIPTANSQSISNGVCSSDAPGRKIVSHPVKGLDDRLSAKLHKEEEIIKLKTRINELELVTDLYRRHINELDEKCRALEERLERAVKQEGRKGG, encoded by the coding sequence ATGGCATTGCAGGCAACAACTCTTGGAAGATATAACATTAGAAAACGAGATAATGTTTTTGAGCCAAATTCAAGTGAAAGCCTGAACAGTTTGAATCAAAGCGAAGAAGAAGGGCATATTGGAAGATGGCCACCTTTGGGTTATGAAGCTGTTTCCAGCGAGCAAAAATCATCAGCTCAATTGCGTGAACCGCAAGCGGAAGTGTCAATAAGCAACAATATGAATTTTAAGGCTGATGACAGGTCCTTTTCCACTTCTGCTTCTGAAAGAACAAGTTCAGAGAAGAATTCGTTGCATCACATATTACCTAAAAATCAGGTTAGAAATAATGATCAAGTAACTGATAGCAATGGTAACAATAATGTATCCAGTGAAGCCAATGTTCCAATTTGCAAAAACTGTTTAACCTCTACAACACCTCTATGGAGGAGAGATGAGCATGGAGCTATGCTTTGTAATGCGTGTGGTCTGTTTTTGAAGCTTCATGGGAAACCCAGGCCAATTAGTTTGAAAACAGATGTAATAAAATCCcgaaatagaaaaagtaATACAAATCATACACATAATTTGGATAACTTTCGGAACCAGACAATGATTGCAGAGCTTAAAGGTGAAGCTAATATAGAACCAACTGGCCGTAAGGCAAGCAAGTTCATAtatgaagataaaaaaaaaaattctcaaCTTTCAATCGGAACATCGTCTACGGCGAAGATATTCAAGAAGACAAAAACTGATTCCAAAGAGAGGACCGATTCCCACTTATCAGCGACAAAATTAGAGGTACTGATGTCGGGGGATTCTTCGAAGCCGAGGCTAAAACCAAAACTACCAAGACAAGATACTGCTATATACCAAGACAAGTTACTTACGTTCCCAAGCTATACAGATATTAAGGAGTATTCAAATTCTGCTCATCAGTCTACTTTCATCAAAGAACGGTCGCAATTCAACGCAGCCTCTTTTCCACTCAACGCTTCACATTCAGTAACATCAAAAACGGGCGCAGATTCTCCCCAATTGCCTCACTTATCAATGCTGCTTGGCAGCTTAAGCAATACCTCAATATCAAATAATGCGAGTGAAACAGTTTCCAATTGCAACAATGGCATCGCCTCCACTGCTGCAACTCTGGCGCCAACATCGTCGCGAACAACTGACTCTAATCCATCCGAGGTACCGAATCAAATCAGATCGACAATGTCTTCCCCAGATATAATATCTGCTAAGCGTAGCGACCCTGCTCCTTTATCTTTCCATATGGCCTCTATCAATGACATGCTCGAGACAAGAGATCGTGCAGTTAGCAATGTGAAAGCCGAGGCCACATCGCCTCATTTCATACCGTTGATACAATCTTCCAAGGCTCATTATATACCCACAGCAAATTCACAATCGATCTCAAATGGCGTTTGCAGCTCCGATGCCCCAGGACGGAAAATAGTGAGCCACCCAGTTAAAGGCTTAGATGATCGTTTATCCGCTAAACTGcacaaagaagaagaaataataaaactAAAGACTAGAATAAATGAGTTAGAACTTGTCACCGATTTATATAGGAGGCATATAAACGAATTAGACGAGAAATGTCGAGCTCTTGAAGAGCGTTTGGAAAGGGCAGTAAAACAAGAAGGGAGAAAAGGTGGATAG